The genomic interval GCCCGAAACTGCCAGCAAGTCACCCGGCTTTGCACCCCACCTGTTAGCAATTTTTCCCTTGGCAAAGCCAAAGACTACTATATCGGCTCTGAGGCTTCCAGTCTCAGCTATGTCTGTGTCTCCTCCAAGGATACGTAAATCATACCTCTTAGCCACGTCGATTATTCCACTGTAGAATTCCTTGTAGGACTCAATAGACATTGTGGCTGGAGCCCTAATAGCTGTGAGGATCCCTCTGGGAACAGCTCCTTTCACCAAAACATCGCTTAGAGACCCAGTAGCAGCGCGTCTACCAGCTATCCGTAGAGGCACAAAGGGGTAAAGGTGAATAGTGCTCTCAAAAGAATCCACGTTTATAACTATTTTTGTCTCGTTGTGCTCAAAAAAGGCGGCATCGTTCTTTTGGATCCCCAGTTGACTTGTAACCCAGTCTATGATGATATCCTCGCGTAAAACATTCATTGCTGTTTTTCCCATTTCTTAAAGGTCTCGTACAGGATAAAAGCAACTGTCAAAAGGAAAAGGGTGTAGATCAGCCACATCATATATGTTTGATAGGCTGTTAATCCGTCTCCAGGCGGTTGCTCCCAGTTAAGTATGTATGCAAGGGTTTTATATGAAAAGTAAGAGACCACGATAATCGCTATTATTGTGAGTAGGCCAAGCAGAGCCTTGGGCACGGAATATTTTTCTTGCCTGCTCATTGGGCATCTCCACATCGAAGCAACCAGACAAGTTATTAAGCTTTATCAGATTGTTTCTAGTGAAACACTAAAAATGTATAGAGACCATCAGAAAAGAGAAGCAGAGATACTTGAGGTAAAGAACTATATTCCATACAAGAGAACACGCAGTGGACAAATCCAGCTAGCATTAGCAGTAAAAGAGACCTTCGAAGACAAAAAAATTCTCTTAGCCAGGTATCCGACTGGAATCGGTAAAACAGTCTCTGTGATTGCTGGCGCGCTGGCGGCAGGTGCTCCCAAGATAATCTACCTCGCCCGGTCCAGGTCACAGTTTCAGGCCCCGGTTCGAGAAGTTAAAAGGCTGGAAGCTGTAGGCATCAATGTTCCCACAGTGGTATTAATGAATAAACAGAAGTACTGTCTCTTGAAGGGTGCTTCTAGGCTGGCTTATCAAGAGTTTCTCCATTTCTGCTGGTATAAGAGGAAGACGGGGGCATGCCCCTATTCTACAGACATAAAAACAAAGATGGAGTTGCCGGAAATTTTGACTCCTAAGACTTCCCGCGAGCTGGGACTTGGATCCGGTGTTTGCCCCTTCGAGGTTACTTGGAGTAATTTGAAAAACGCTAGACTCATTGTTGCTTCCTATCCGTATATTTTCAGCAGTGATCTGAGGAAGCGTTTAGAGGAGGCTCTCGGGGGTAGCCTCGGAAACTCTATACTGATAATTGACGAGGCCCATAATCTTCCAGGCTTTATAGTTGATGCCGAGAGCTATCACCTCTCGGAGAATGATCTGAAGAGGACTCTCTCGCTTGTTCGAAACTCTAAAGCGTCAGCAGAAATAATTAGTGAGCTTGCCCATGCTCTGAATTATTTGAGACGGTACAGGCACAAGGTGGGACCAACTTTTAGCATTTCAATAGACGAAGTCTTGCAAAATATGCCTTCCCCAGAGTCCCTCTCAAGATACCTTTTTGGCTCCGACCAACCGGCTGAGACCTCAACATTTATTTGGCGTGTCTACACCTTCCTGCAGGCCCTGAGAGGCGCTTCACATGAATACATAGCTTCTGTTACAGCTGGCGATGAAGGTGTCTCTTTGAGGTTGACTCTTGTAAACCCGCGTAGGGTTGGTTCTCAGGTCTTCTCTTCAGTGAGAAGCGCAGTACTGATGTCAGGTACACTGCCCCCACGTGAATATCTCCAGGTAATGCTCGACATACCTAGCGACCGTATACTAGAGACCAGCTACCCAAACATTTGGGGGAGCAATGTCGAGGTAGTCATTGTGGAAGGACTCACGTCTAGATACACAGCTAGAACCGAGGAACTATACAGGAGGTATGCGAAGGCCATCGATCTGATTTTTAGCTATCCAGGCGTCAAAAAAACGGTTGCTGTCTTTCCCTCATATTCTTTCATGCTGAATATTGTCCCCTATATCCAGTCCAGGCCCCTCGTCTTCGAGCGCCGGGACACTTCCCTAAAATCCATGATCGAAAAGGTGCTTGAAAACGAGAAGATCCTAGTCTGCGTAGTTGCAAGGGGAAAGTTTGTCGAAGGAGTCGAATACACCGTCCGCGGAAAATCCCTTATCGACACAATAATTATAGCTGGTCTACCCGTACCCGAGCCAACACTTGAAAATGAAAAAATGTATGAACTGCTTTCGGAAAAGCTTGGAAGCAGAGACCTGGCGTGGAAATATGTGTACCTTTATCCAGCATATATGCAGGTTGTCCAGAGCATTGGTAGAGGAATAAGGAGCGAGAAAGACAGAGTCAAGGTCTACGTTTTGGATGAACGCATGAAGGGAGAGGGAGAAGCATACCTATCAAGCTTTGACTTTATGGTTAAAATGGGAAAGCTCCCACTGTAGCTATACAAACTCTACGTTTGCGTGCCTCTTCTTCATGTCTTCTTCTCCGACGCCAAGGATATTCATCAATGCATAGATTACACCGTCGAAGAATATCATCACGCTGTCTTCGAAGAGTGTTCCCAGTGGCGCCAGGGGCTCGTACATTCCTAGAACCTGCCTAGCGAAGTAGTCTGTCTCCGTCGCGACCTTTGTTCTTCCGGGAATAACGACCACGTGGTCGCTTATTTTGCCTAGGGGCGACTCGGCAAAAGATGTTACAGCTACAACTTGTGCCTTTGCTCTTTTGGCGGCAGAGGCCACAGATAGAACGATCTGTGTGCTACCGGATCCGCTCACAGCTACTAGGACGTCTCCCTCAGAGATTGACGGCGTGATTGTCTCGCCGACGACGTAGACATTGAAGCCTAGATGCATAAGCCTCATCGCGAATGCCTTGCCTACAAGGCCGCTTCTACCTGCACCCACCACGAGGATTTTACGTTTATTTGCAAGCGCTGATGTAAGGATTTTCAGAAACCTTGTCACGGACTCTTTGTCTATCTCGTTTGAAACTTTCTCGACATACGACGCTATACTAACCATGGCCTTTACTACGTCTTCTGACACGTTTCAATAGGCTACCACAACAATAATAATGTTTCTGTAATACTTGAATGCGTTAATCCCCTGTAGCTACTTGCAAAAAAATGATGCTCAGTGGCGGGCCCGCCGGGATTTGAACCCGGGACCTGCGACTCCGGAGGCCGCCGCGCTTCCTGACTGCGCTACGGGCCCATTGATTATCAATAGGACACTAAACAAAAATATTTATTTGTTGTAAGCGTGGGCTGATAAAATACGCTGACACCAGCGCCATGTTTAAGGTTTTCTCCCGTGGTTCAATAAAAAATTTTTTAAACCAGAACACTTGATTACATCATGGTGTTGAATATGTCCGAAAAGAGTGGTGAAATCAAGTTAGACCACATTGACAGAAAGATACTAGAAATATTACAGGACAACGCGAAAACTCCCTATGCACAGATTGCTAGCCAGCTAGGAATAAGCGAGGCAACGGTACACCTCCGCATAAAGAAGCTTTCATCTATAGGCGTAATCAAGAGGTTCCAAGCCATTGTTGACCCAGAAAAAGTTGGCAGAAAGGTTACGGCCATCATAGGCGTGGTGGCGTCTCCACAGAAGTACTCTCAAGTCTTAAAAGAACTCGAAAAAATGCCAGAAATCGTCGAGATA from Thermofilum adornatum carries:
- a CDS encoding thiamine-phosphate kinase; this translates as MGKTAMNVLREDIIIDWVTSQLGIQKNDAAFFEHNETKIVINVDSFESTIHLYPFVPLRIAGRRAATGSLSDVLVKGAVPRGILTAIRAPATMSIESYKEFYSGIIDVAKRYDLRILGGDTDIAETGSLRADIVVFGFAKGKIANRWGAKPGDLLAVSGRVGLSSILYYYYRQNSVNCSITREMLEEYGWGQLPKPAEWLALKENVHAAIDNSDGLALSLHYLSEASGVKLIIDHIPLHPLAEECIPKERILDEVLYNSGEEYNFIFTIPAEEESTVAKLGFTVIGKVEEGRGVYFRDGIEIKRIGWVGGAGYNKRR
- a CDS encoding ATP-dependent DNA helicase: MYRDHQKREAEILEVKNYIPYKRTRSGQIQLALAVKETFEDKKILLARYPTGIGKTVSVIAGALAAGAPKIIYLARSRSQFQAPVREVKRLEAVGINVPTVVLMNKQKYCLLKGASRLAYQEFLHFCWYKRKTGACPYSTDIKTKMELPEILTPKTSRELGLGSGVCPFEVTWSNLKNARLIVASYPYIFSSDLRKRLEEALGGSLGNSILIIDEAHNLPGFIVDAESYHLSENDLKRTLSLVRNSKASAEIISELAHALNYLRRYRHKVGPTFSISIDEVLQNMPSPESLSRYLFGSDQPAETSTFIWRVYTFLQALRGASHEYIASVTAGDEGVSLRLTLVNPRRVGSQVFSSVRSAVLMSGTLPPREYLQVMLDIPSDRILETSYPNIWGSNVEVVIVEGLTSRYTARTEELYRRYAKAIDLIFSYPGVKKTVAVFPSYSFMLNIVPYIQSRPLVFERRDTSLKSMIEKVLENEKILVCVVARGKFVEGVEYTVRGKSLIDTIIIAGLPVPEPTLENEKMYELLSEKLGSRDLAWKYVYLYPAYMQVVQSIGRGIRSEKDRVKVYVLDERMKGEGEAYLSSFDFMVKMGKLPL
- the hxlB gene encoding 6-phospho-3-hexuloisomerase is translated as MSEDVVKAMVSIASYVEKVSNEIDKESVTRFLKILTSALANKRKILVVGAGRSGLVGKAFAMRLMHLGFNVYVVGETITPSISEGDVLVAVSGSGSTQIVLSVASAAKRAKAQVVAVTSFAESPLGKISDHVVVIPGRTKVATETDYFARQVLGMYEPLAPLGTLFEDSVMIFFDGVIYALMNILGVGEEDMKKRHANVEFV
- a CDS encoding Lrp/AsnC family transcriptional regulator — protein: MSEKSGEIKLDHIDRKILEILQDNAKTPYAQIASQLGISEATVHLRIKKLSSIGVIKRFQAIVDPEKVGRKVTAIIGVVASPQKYSQVLKELEKMPEIVEIYDVAGEYSTLLKVRAKSKEDLARILDDIGKIDGVESTKTMYVLRVIKEDPRVQVD